A region of Etheostoma cragini isolate CJK2018 chromosome 24, CSU_Ecrag_1.0, whole genome shotgun sequence DNA encodes the following proteins:
- the lig4 gene encoding DNA ligase 4 encodes MEGTSQSDAAGQPSVAAQVPFLHLCTTLEKIQKSKLRPDKSKILKDFIESWRKFHSALHKDNPKTTDSFYPSMRLLVPSFERERMAYGIKESMLAKLYIDVLGLPKNGPEANKLLNYRAPTASQGEAGDFAGMAYFVLKKRCTGEGNLSIKEVNDFLDSVAINNASKQKDLVKKSLLHLITQSSALEQKWLIRMILKDMKLGISKETVLQVFHPDAPELYNVNTDLNKVCQQLHNPSVSLSDVSIGLFSAFKPMLAAMANIRSVEKQMGSSPFYIQTKLDGERIQLHKDGDVYKYFTRNAFEYTQQFGGSPLEGSLTPYIHNNFKSHIVNCILDGEMMAYNPTTDTFMQKGSKFDIKRLMDDSELQTCFCVFDVLLVNDQKLGKETLKKRYETLQTVFNPVKGRLHLVSKTDARTMQEVVNALNDAIDSREEGIMVKDPLSIYKPDKRGEGWLKIKPEYVDGLMDELDLLIVGGYWGKGRRGGMMSHFLCAVAEAPKPGEKPSVFHTLCRIGSGYTMKELYDLGLKLAKHWKVFRRNDPPASILCGTEKPEVYIEPCNSVILQVRAAEIVGSDMYKTNCTLRFPRIEKIREDKEWHQCMTLAELDQFRGKASGKLASRHLRIDGDEPEKKKKRTQLAKPKKMIGIIDHFKSQDLTGVTKETDMFEDVEFCILNGTEDHPKAELEKGVASCGGVVVQNAGRDTYCVIAGVENMRVKNLILSDQHDVVWATWLLECLSQKEVVPWQPRHMIHMSPSTREHFAKEYDSYGDSYFVDTDGQQLREVFGRISDAQASAAVNISQVEQRCGWGDLPTSMFRPFQVYMDRYADIGDPKTAIPATCLDIRALEFRYHGGSVVQKLEEGVTHVIITEETRLLDLRTLRRCFRRKFKIVRDSWVTDSVSAGYLMNDTDYLV; translated from the exons ATGGAGGGAACTTCCCAAAGCGATGCTGCAGGTCAGCCCTCTGTGGCTGCTCAGGTTCCTTTCCTTCATCTTTGCACCACGTTAGAGAAAATCCAGAAGTCTAAACTCCGTCCAGATAAATCCAAAATCCTTAAGGATTTCATTGAGTCGTGGAGGAAGTTCCATTCTGCCCTCCACAAAGACAACCCTAAAACAACAGACTCTTTCTACCCATCTATGCGCCTCTTAGTCCCTTCCTTCGAACGAGAGCGTATGGCGTATGGCATCAAAGAAAGCATGTTAGCTAAACTGTACATTGACGTATTAGGCCTCCCAAAGAATGGCCCTGAGGCCAATAAACTGTTGAACTACCGTGCTCCCACTGCATCCCAGGGAGAAGCTGGAGACTTTGCCGGCATGGCGTACTTTGTCCTGAAGAAACGGTGCACCGGCGAAGGAAACCTCAGCATCAAAGAAGTCAATGACTTTCTGGACTCGGTGGCTATCAACAATGCTAGCAAGCAGAAGGATCTTGTGAAAAAGAGTCTGCTGCACCTCATCACCCAGAGCTCGGCTCTTGAGCAAAAGTGGCTCATCAGAATGATTCTGAAGGACATGAAGCTTGGGATCAGCAAAGAAACTGTTCTCCAAGTCTTCCACCCAGACGCGCCTGAGCTCTATAACGTCAACACAGACTTAAACAAGGTGTGCCAGCAGCTCCACAACCCCTCTGTGTCTTTGAGCGATGTTTCAATCGGACTCTTCTCTGCTTTTAAGCCTATGTTGGCGGCAATGGCGAACATCCGCAGTGTGGAGAAACAGATGGGAAGCAGCCCTTTTTACATTCAGACCAAGCTGGATGGAGAGCGTATTCAACTGCACAAAGACGGGGATGTGTACAAGTACTTCACCCGAAATGCTTTTGAATACACCCAGCAGTTTGGAGGATCCCCACTGGAGGGCTCACTGACACCTTACATCCACAACAATTTTAAAAGCCACATTGTGAACTGTATCCTCGATGGCGAGATGATGGCGTACAACCCGACCACAGACACCTTCATGCAGAAAGGGAGCAAATTTGACATCAAGAGACTCATGGACGACTCTGAGTTACAGACGTGCTTCTGCGTGTTTGACGTGTTGTTAGTCAATGACCAGAAGCTTGGCAAGGAAACGCTGAAGAAGCGCTACGAGACCCTTCAGACAGTTTTCAATCCAGTCAAGGGAAGGCTACACCTGGTGTCAAAGACGGATGCCAGAACCATGCAGGAGGTGGTGAATGCCCTGAATGACGCCATTGACAGCAGGGAAGAGGGAATCATGGTGAAGGATCCTCTGTCCATCTACAAACCCGACAAGCGGGGGGAGGGATGGCTGAAAATAAAGCCAGAATATGTGGATGGATTAATGGATGAGCTGGACCTGCTGATTGTTGGCGGCTACTGGGGTAAAGGGAGGCGGGGTGGTATGATGTCCCACTTTTTATGCGCCGTTGCCGAAGCTCCAAAGCCTGGAGAGAAACCTTCGGTTTTCCACACACTATGCCGCATCGGCTCTGGCTACACCATGAAGGAGTTGTATGACCTCGGGTTAAAGCTTGCCAAGCACTGGAAAGTCTTCCGGAGAAATGACCCACCAGCATCCATCTTGTGTGGAACAGAGAAACCAGAAGTTTACATCGAACCCTGCAACTCGGTCATCCTCCAGGTCAGGGCGGCTGAAATAGTCGGAAGCGACATGTATAAAACCAACTGCACCCTGCGCTTCCCTAGGATCGAGAAGATCCGCGAGGACAAGGAGTGGCACCAGTGCATGACCCTGGCAGAGCTGGATCAGTTCCGCGGTAAGGCGTCCGGGAAACTCGCCTCGCGGCACCTTCGCATCGATGGTGACGAAccggaaaaaaagaagaagcgcACTCAGCTGGCCAAACCCAAGAAGATGATCGGGATCATCGATCACTTTAAGTCCCAAGACCTAACCGGGGTTACCAAGGAGACGGATATGTTCGAGGATGTGGAGTTTTGTATCCTGAACGGCACAGAGGATCACCCCAAGGCTGAGCTGGAAAAGGGCGTGGCCAG TTGTGGAGGTGTCGTGGTTCAAAACGCAGGACGGGACACCTACTGCGTGATTGCCGGCGTGGAGAACATGCGCGTGAAGAACTTGATTTTGTCCGACCAACATGACGTGGTGTGGGCCACATGGCTGCTCGAGTGCCTTAGCCAGAAGGAAGTGGTCCCATGGCAACCACGCCACATGATCCACATGTCGCCCTCGACCAGGGAGCACTTTGCCAAGGAGTACGACAGCTACGGGGACAGCTACTTTGTGGACACAGACGGGCAGCAGCTGCGGGAGGTGTTTGGCCGGATCAGCGACGCGCAGGCGTCTGCAGCGGTGAACATCAGCCAGGTGGAGCAGCGCTGTGGCTGGGGGGATCTTCCCACCAGCATGTTCAGACCCTTCCAGGTTTACATGGACCGCTACGCCGACATAGGAGACCCTAAAACCGCCATCCCTGCCACCTGCTTGGACATCAGGGCGCTGGAGTTTCGCTACCATGGCGGGAGTGTGGTGCAGAAGTTAGAGGAAGGAGTCACTCATGTCATTATCACAGAGGAAACAAGACTTCTGGATTTAAGGACTCTGAGGCGCTGCTTTAGGAGGAAGTTTAAGATCGTAAGAGACTCCTGGGTGACCGATTCAGTCTCAGCAGGGTATCTGATGAATGACACTGACTACTTAGTTTAA